The window CTCTGATGGTAATGATAATATGTTGCTCTTTTGATTGAATTTGGGAATCTTTCTGCTGAAGAAAGATGTATTTTGGATCAACCCATTCAAGAGAATCCTcactttgaagaagaagtgattgttcaagaacctgaacaagctcttctaacacaagaagaaaaagttgttgaagaagatgttgtCGAGGAGTCTGCTCAAGCTCCTAATgatgaaaattttgttatatccCCTATTGTGAAAACATAGGAAGTCCAAGAGAAGGAGGTTGAAGTTACTTAGCCAGAgattatcagatctgagggggaaccctccaaagacaaagatgctgaagaagagagttcttcatctgaggaggaacaaaATCAATATGCTAGTTATGTCAGGCCACTTCCATTCCCCGAGATCATTGCGGGAAGTGTTCATGAATATGTCAACAATCCTCTTCACTACTCTAGTGATTTGTATGAAAGATTTTAGAGAGCTGAAAGGGAACTGTTTAAAGAAGTGCAGAATGAAGCTGGTAAGGTGTCTGAGAGGGATTAACTGGAACAATCCATGCAGATTCATACCCATTTTGAACCTATTCTaagtatggcagcagaatctCAAGAGAATTCATCTAATGAAGAATCCTATGCTGAAGGTATCAAACTTCTAAAGTCTATGACTTCTGTCCTCTCCTCTCTTCAGAAGAACGTGGTTTCAATGGGATCAAATGTGATAAAAGCTTTGAACACccagaaagaagagagaaaggaatTTGCTGAGGTTGTCAAAGTTCTTACTGAATTGGACAATACTCTGAAGAAaaacacgtatgagactcacatctcaaattcaaacttctccaaatttgaaaagaagctctatagtcgtcaatctgaaatgttggaccttgaaaggcacatcaatgatgatCGTCATAGAAAGACTATGGATGAACTCAGTTTGATGAAAAaccagatggtggaaattcaaggATGTTTAAGAAGAACAGATGGTGAACGATTGGAATTTGCTGACTCTATTGCAAGAAAGTTTCAAGCAAAAGAGAATGCGAAAGCTGATGCTGAAAGAGATCAACCTCGTATCACccaaggtgagtcaagcagaAGAAGTGACGGTGTATCAACCGGAACTAGATCTAGACGATCGTCGAACAACGATGAAAATACAAGGCCAAcaaaaagaggcggaggtcgaagcggtggtgatcgtggaggccgAAGCAGTGGTGGTGGTCGTGGTGGTAGAACAAGTGGAAGCGGTCATGGTGGCCGCAGTCTTCCTCCTTTTCTAAATATGTGAAGCGGTCAAGACATGAGCCCAACCaatcctcgagtaaaaaggaaagaacaataatttcttttctccTACTCTATTTAAGTTtctcaaacaatgtttctttgataaTGTTCTAAATATTGGTTTGGAAGTTTGTGGAATATGTTGTAAGTGAACAGGGGTTTGTtgatttatatgatgaatgcgtaTTTTGCTATACTtatgcaggttttcaatttcatcatcaaaaagggggaaattgttgggtcaaattatatTGACTGAGTGTTgtaatagtttgactattgggattttgatgatgaaatgatttatgcgctttgatgcaggtgtatcgaaatcatttttcatgagacttggctctaatgaggctcattgaccgatttggcattagaaacacagaattagacgcgtagtctaactcgtggagttagacgtgcagtctaactcgtggagttaaacgtgcagtctaactcagcggagttacacgtgcagtttaatgtatacggaattagacgtgcagtctaactcatggagttagacgtgcagactaatgtatacgaaattagacgtgcagtctaactcatggagttagacgtgcagtctaatgtatacgaaattagacgtgcagtctaactcatggagttagacgtgcagtctaactcattgagttagacgtgcagtctaatgtatacagaattagacgtgcagtctaactcatggagttagacgtgcagtct is drawn from Impatiens glandulifera chromosome 3, dImpGla2.1, whole genome shotgun sequence and contains these coding sequences:
- the LOC124930252 gene encoding keratin, type II cytoskeletal 1-like; the encoded protein is MAAESQENSSNEESYAEGIKLLKSMTSVLSSLQKNVVSMGSNVIKALNTQKEERKEFAEVVKVLTELDNTLKKNTHINDDRHRKTMDELSLMKNQMVEIQGCLRRTDGERLEFADSIARKFQAKENAKADAERDQPRITQGESSRRSDGVSTGTRSRRSSNNDENTRPTKRGGGRSGGDRGGRSSGGGRGGRTSGSGHGGRSLPPFLNM